A genome region from Methanococcoides burtonii DSM 6242 includes the following:
- a CDS encoding DUF4870 domain-containing protein, producing MTYKTSIGLNENIVAVLCYLGFWMTGVLFLFVEKENKFVRFHAIQSAMVFMVLTAIVFLIAWVPYVGWLLADFAGFFSLFLWALFMFMAWRGSRLKIPVIGRIAYNYVYQ from the coding sequence ATGACATATAAGACTTCTATAGGACTCAACGAGAACATTGTGGCAGTATTGTGTTATCTTGGATTCTGGATGACCGGGGTTTTGTTCCTTTTCGTTGAAAAGGAAAATAAGTTCGTTCGTTTCCATGCAATTCAGTCAGCAATGGTCTTCATGGTCCTTACTGCAATCGTCTTCCTTATTGCATGGGTTCCATACGTTGGCTGGTTACTTGCAGATTTTGCAGGTTTCTTTTCCCTTTTCCTTTGGGCATTGTTCATGTTCATGGCATGGAGAGGTTCAAGGCTCAAAATACCTGTCATTGGAAGGATCGCATACAACTATGTTTACCAGTGA
- a CDS encoding Fe-S cluster domain-containing protein, translated as MSLITLIIQAMATLGGLGLVIGIMLIAASRMFKVETNPLVEEVVEILPGANCGACGYAGCADFAEKVVAEDAPLDGCPVGGFDTAKEIGAIIGQEVSESEKEYPYVRCGGGIRCVDRFDYVGIEDCTAVIMLSDGEKGCNYGCMGRGTCVRACPFGAISINENRLPSVNKNLCTSCGLCLAACPNDILMFAKDSEQVHVQCNSHDKGKAVKAVCEVGCIGCKICEKNCPEDAIKVTNFLAEVDQDKCTACGICVEKCPQNCIEMR; from the coding sequence ATGAGTCTGATTACATTGATCATTCAGGCAATGGCTACCCTTGGTGGTCTTGGTCTTGTTATAGGTATCATGCTGATCGCGGCATCAAGGATGTTCAAGGTCGAGACAAATCCTCTTGTTGAAGAGGTTGTTGAGATCCTGCCAGGTGCAAATTGCGGTGCTTGTGGTTATGCGGGATGTGCGGACTTTGCGGAGAAGGTAGTTGCTGAAGATGCACCTCTTGATGGCTGTCCTGTTGGAGGTTTTGATACTGCTAAAGAGATCGGTGCTATCATTGGTCAGGAAGTTTCAGAATCCGAAAAGGAATATCCATATGTCAGATGTGGTGGTGGTATCCGCTGTGTCGACAGATTCGATTATGTCGGTATTGAAGATTGTACTGCTGTCATCATGCTTTCAGATGGTGAAAAGGGTTGTAATTACGGCTGCATGGGTCGTGGTACCTGTGTCCGTGCATGTCCATTCGGTGCGATTTCCATTAACGAGAACCGCCTTCCATCTGTGAACAAGAATCTCTGTACAAGTTGTGGTCTTTGTCTCGCAGCGTGTCCAAACGATATACTGATGTTTGCAAAGGACTCTGAGCAAGTTCATGTCCAGTGCAATTCACATGATAAAGGAAAGGCCGTAAAGGCTGTCTGTGAAGTCGGATGTATTGGCTGTAAGATATGTGAGAAGAACTGTCCGGAAGACGCCATCAAGGTCACGAATTTCCTTGCAGAGGTCGATCAGGATAAATGTACTGCTTGTGGGATATGTGTTGAGAAATGTCCGCAGAACTGTATTGAAATGAGATAA
- the rnfA gene encoding Rnf electron transport complex subunit RnfA: MAADVSLFQIFMDGVFIKNFLIIQFLGLCSFVGVTKDTKSAAGMSGAVIFVMTLAATVSFLIYNFVLVPLKLEFLDLISFIVVIAALVQLVEFVVRKNVPSLYRSLGIYLPLITTNCAVLGVVLLNVLNEYSFIQSVVFGVSAGIGYALVMLMMSGIRERTTLVNVPSSMRGLPHAFLIATMLSMAFVNYFGVIPL, translated from the coding sequence ATGGCTGCTGATGTAAGTCTTTTCCAGATATTCATGGATGGTGTGTTCATCAAGAACTTCCTCATCATCCAGTTCCTTGGTCTGTGTTCCTTTGTAGGTGTAACCAAGGATACAAAGAGTGCTGCGGGAATGTCCGGAGCTGTCATTTTCGTAATGACACTGGCAGCTACCGTGTCCTTCCTCATCTATAACTTTGTACTTGTTCCACTAAAGCTAGAGTTCCTTGATCTTATTAGCTTCATTGTGGTAATTGCAGCACTTGTGCAGCTTGTAGAGTTCGTTGTAAGGAAGAATGTGCCATCACTCTATCGTTCACTTGGTATCTACCTGCCTCTCATTACGACAAATTGTGCAGTTCTCGGTGTAGTATTGCTCAATGTTCTGAATGAATATTCTTTCATACAGAGTGTCGTTTTCGGTGTTTCAGCAGGTATTGGTTATGCACTGGTAATGTTGATGATGTCCGGCATCAGGGAAAGAACGACCCTTGTGAACGTTCCGTCATCAATGCGTGGTTTACCTCATGCGTTCCTTATTGCGACAATGCTGTCTATGGCGTTTGTTAACTACTTTGGAGTGATCCCCTTATGA
- the rnfE gene encoding Rnf electron transport complex subunit RnfE yields the protein MDPLSEFIRGITKDNPIFGLVLGLCPTLAVTTSIDNAIGMSAGTAFVLICSNLMVSGLRKQIPASVRLPIFILIIATFVSIVKMVMEAYFPPMYAALGVFIPLIVVNCIIIGRAEAYANKNNMFYSLIDALGSSAGFLLVLVLIGGIRELLGTGGIAIFGTQLVSIPINPITFMILSPGAFLTIGILMAIVNHRRAKKLARGG from the coding sequence ATGGATCCCTTAAGTGAATTTATTCGTGGAATTACAAAAGATAATCCTATATTTGGTCTGGTATTGGGTCTCTGTCCTACACTGGCAGTTACCACATCCATTGACAATGCGATCGGTATGTCCGCAGGGACAGCATTTGTTCTGATCTGTTCCAACCTTATGGTCTCAGGTCTGAGAAAGCAAATTCCTGCTTCTGTAAGATTGCCGATATTCATTTTGATAATAGCAACATTCGTTTCCATTGTGAAGATGGTCATGGAAGCGTATTTCCCGCCGATGTATGCGGCATTAGGTGTGTTCATTCCCCTGATCGTCGTGAACTGTATTATCATTGGTCGTGCGGAAGCTTATGCTAATAAGAACAATATGTTCTATTCATTGATCGATGCTTTAGGAAGTTCAGCAGGTTTCCTTCTTGTGCTGGTACTTATCGGTGGAATCAGGGAGCTTCTCGGAACCGGTGGGATCGCGATCTTTGGAACTCAGCTTGTAAGCATTCCTATCAATCCGATAACCTTTATGATCCTGTCACCGGGAGCATTTTTGACAATCGGTATTCTCATGGCAATAGTAAATCACAGAAGAGCAAAGAAGCTTGCAAGGGGTGGCTAA
- the rnfG gene encoding Rnf electron transport complex subunit RnfG, whose amino-acid sequence MTDSNKDIVIIIGKLVLISVIASALLAVAFVPTNEQLKKNYAEARTSTLAEIMPSAAEFEAVYGDTVINDEGDKEILYYRAKDSSGNLVGYAFFRKQVGAQGLIEVAGGVDSSFNAITGIGIMAHTETPGLGSKIADDPFKSQFTNVKVADLSLSKSGGAIDSITGATISSQAVIDALNEQVGDIKVAEA is encoded by the coding sequence ATGACTGATTCCAACAAAGATATTGTAATAATTATAGGTAAATTGGTATTGATCTCGGTCATTGCTTCAGCCCTTCTGGCTGTTGCCTTTGTGCCTACGAATGAACAATTGAAGAAGAACTATGCAGAAGCAAGGACTTCTACTCTTGCAGAGATTATGCCCTCTGCAGCAGAGTTCGAGGCAGTATATGGTGACACTGTCATAAATGACGAGGGTGACAAAGAGATCCTCTATTATCGTGCAAAGGATAGTTCCGGTAATCTCGTAGGTTATGCTTTCTTCAGAAAACAAGTAGGTGCTCAGGGACTTATTGAAGTGGCAGGCGGTGTTGATTCCTCGTTCAATGCAATTACCGGTATAGGCATCATGGCTCACACTGAGACTCCTGGACTTGGTTCTAAGATCGCTGATGATCCCTTCAAGAGCCAGTTCACCAATGTGAAAGTTGCAGATCTCAGCCTTTCAAAGTCAGGTGGGGCTATTGACTCTATCACAGGTGCTACGATATCCTCGCAGGCAGTAATAGATGCCCTGAATGAACAGGTTGGAGACATTAAAGTGGCAGAGGCCTAA
- the rnfD gene encoding Rnf electron transport complex subunit RnfD encodes MTFTISAPPHKKENITFKKIMWAKVLALMPVVLLSVYLFGLPAIGLVAASIFAAIATEATIQKAFGQKITIADGHAVLIGLMVAMIIPPEVPLWIPMIGTVFAVGIGKHAFGGIGSYVFNPVLAAWLFLSLAWGSIMAPASYPQTSALFELVLENGAGVMAGVSPFFILLAGAVLIFRRYIEWRIPVTFFVTTVLLAFLLGDSLSYVVLGVVVFGVLFIATDTSTSPTTKNGRVIYGIVCGVLVVVYGHFANYVDGTFYGLFLANCVASLIDNNTLPASYGTETFLQCKYRSIVSKIPFKDRLEVFLDD; translated from the coding sequence ATGACCTTTACGATTTCAGCTCCACCTCATAAGAAAGAGAATATCACTTTTAAGAAGATAATGTGGGCAAAGGTCCTTGCTCTTATGCCTGTAGTCCTTTTGTCCGTATATTTGTTCGGTCTTCCTGCCATAGGGCTGGTGGCTGCAAGTATCTTTGCAGCGATAGCGACCGAAGCAACTATACAGAAAGCATTTGGCCAGAAGATAACTATCGCCGACGGACATGCAGTGTTGATCGGTCTGATGGTAGCTATGATTATTCCACCAGAAGTTCCCCTCTGGATCCCTATGATAGGAACTGTTTTTGCTGTTGGTATTGGAAAGCATGCTTTCGGAGGCATTGGTTCCTACGTTTTCAATCCAGTCCTCGCTGCATGGCTTTTCCTGTCGTTGGCATGGGGTTCTATAATGGCTCCTGCATCCTATCCTCAGACAAGTGCCTTATTTGAACTGGTTCTTGAGAACGGAGCAGGGGTAATGGCTGGAGTGTCGCCTTTTTTCATTTTACTTGCAGGTGCAGTCCTTATATTCCGCAGGTACATCGAATGGAGAATTCCTGTGACTTTCTTTGTGACAACGGTACTGCTGGCATTTTTACTGGGTGATAGTCTGTCCTATGTTGTTCTTGGGGTTGTAGTGTTTGGTGTTCTTTTCATAGCGACCGATACTTCAACTTCACCCACGACAAAGAACGGTCGTGTGATTTATGGTATTGTTTGTGGGGTTCTTGTAGTTGTATATGGACACTTTGCAAATTACGTAGATGGGACTTTCTATGGTCTGTTCCTTGCAAACTGTGTTGCTTCACTGATCGATAACAATACCCTTCCGGCATCATATGGTACCGAGACATTCTTACAATGTAAGTACAGGAGCATTGTTTCAAAGATACCTTTCAAAGACCGTCTGGAGGTGTTCTTAGATGACTGA
- the rnfC gene encoding Rnf electron transport complex subunit RnfC — protein sequence MTNVYVMEKIPEKIIIPLKQHDGCLCTPLVNKGDMVSMGQKIGECECYDSAAVHSSVCGEVISIEKAANPNGTKVNSVIIKPTEDVECVDFTPVKDVSASKLVDVIKDAGIVEHYGTPTHKVLRPEGKQIDTVLINATSSEWIGGHYDTSAQYASQMIDALKLLMKAAGASKGAVVLRNDDLESINAFDHLRVDGKLLTVAPLMGKRKLSYYFKDMGSDIIVVSQERIYGQKILDLLTYNLTGRRVSFCCDPTDVGVAICGVKSAKALYDAVHEGRPYIETVVSVSGKVNSPKKILVKIGTPFKDVIDACGGYMGDTGKLIANGAVTGVAQYTDDVPVTKMTTSITVLSADEVIRDVSIDCTHCARCVDVCPVDLIPSRITAFADQGRFDECRQMNILNCVECGRCSAVCPSKIHLLQLIRYAKNSIENAYEDLSSKESPANLKLGCGCSGGN from the coding sequence GTGACAAATGTATATGTTATGGAAAAGATCCCTGAAAAGATCATAATTCCCCTGAAACAGCACGATGGGTGTCTTTGTACACCCCTTGTGAACAAAGGGGATATGGTGTCAATGGGACAAAAGATCGGGGAGTGCGAATGTTATGATTCGGCTGCCGTCCATTCAAGTGTTTGCGGAGAGGTTATATCTATCGAAAAGGCTGCTAATCCGAATGGAACAAAAGTGAACAGTGTTATCATAAAGCCGACCGAAGATGTCGAATGTGTTGATTTTACACCGGTAAAGGATGTTTCTGCATCTAAACTCGTTGATGTGATCAAGGATGCTGGTATCGTAGAACACTATGGTACTCCTACGCATAAGGTCCTGAGGCCGGAAGGGAAGCAGATCGATACAGTTCTGATAAACGCAACTTCTTCGGAATGGATTGGCGGGCATTATGATACATCTGCACAGTATGCCTCCCAGATGATCGATGCTTTGAAGTTGCTGATGAAGGCCGCAGGGGCTTCAAAAGGTGCTGTTGTGCTAAGAAATGATGACCTTGAGTCAATTAATGCTTTTGACCATCTGAGAGTCGATGGTAAGTTGTTGACAGTTGCTCCTTTGATGGGTAAGCGAAAACTCAGCTATTACTTCAAGGATATGGGCTCAGATATCATAGTGGTTTCCCAGGAACGCATTTATGGTCAGAAGATCCTTGACCTTTTGACCTATAATCTGACCGGAAGGAGAGTTTCTTTCTGTTGTGATCCTACTGATGTAGGTGTTGCTATCTGTGGTGTAAAGTCTGCAAAGGCATTGTATGATGCAGTGCACGAAGGCAGACCGTACATAGAAACAGTAGTTTCCGTTTCCGGCAAGGTCAATAGCCCAAAGAAGATCCTGGTTAAGATCGGTACTCCTTTCAAGGATGTTATCGATGCATGTGGTGGTTACATGGGTGATACGGGCAAACTCATTGCAAATGGTGCTGTCACAGGTGTGGCACAGTACACCGATGATGTCCCGGTTACCAAGATGACAACTTCTATTACGGTTTTGTCCGCAGATGAGGTCATAAGGGACGTGTCAATTGACTGTACTCACTGTGCAAGATGTGTGGATGTCTGTCCTGTGGACCTTATTCCAAGCAGGATAACTGCTTTTGCAGACCAGGGTCGTTTCGATGAGTGTCGCCAGATGAATATTTTGAATTGTGTGGAATGTGGTAGATGCTCAGCTGTCTGTCCTTCCAAGATACATTTGTTACAGCTTATCAGATATGCAAAGAATTCCATTGAGAATGCATATGAAGACCTTTCTTCAAAGGAATCTCCTGCGAATCTGAAATTAGGCTGCGGCTGTAGCGGAGGTAACTAA